The nucleotide window ACTTGCTTCACCTGTAATTGCGGGCATTGGTGAAACACGATTTACACGAATTTTATAACAATCCCCTTCAGGAGTGGAGCCGGGAATTAATACTGCAACCGCACCTGTGGTATCACCTGCCGGAATAATAAATACACCTAAATCCACAGCAGATGCAAAACTTCCAGAGGCATTTGATAATTCAACTTTATAAGTGCCATCGCATAATAATCCATCTATACTCCATCCTAAAACTAAAGTGCTGAGTGCGCAAACAGGATCGGGAGAAATAAAATCTATAGTAATATTTACAGGACTTGCAACTGCATCATAAGTACCCACAGCAATAATATCATCAATAGCAAAAGAGATTTTATTATCGCCATCGGAATTATCATTTATCCAGCGAAATCCAAATCGCAAATCTGTAACATCTTCAAAAGCATCGTCGGTAAGTACTTCATATTTCCAAAGCGTTTGATCATTATATAATGCTGCTCCGGTTGCAGTCCATGGACCACCATCCGCACTATAATAAACCTGACCATACGCACCCGGACTTCCTTCACATAAATAGAAAAAAGTAAACTCAATATCTATTAAACCCAATGTACAAAAACCTGCAGCCATCTCAGCAAAATAATCACTGGCATCTGAGGCATCATAACTCGCACAGGTAATAGAAGGAGCGCCTTCAATATCATAAATGTGCATATAAGTACTGTAAGGTGCGCCACCGATTGTACCGCTTTCCGTTAAACTTTCTGAGGTTGTATTCGGATAACCAAAGCCGCCGGTATAACTATCATTTATTATCCATTGATTACTTCCAACAGAATCTCCCGGACCGGCAGAGTTTAGAATAAAACTACCCGAATAATCAATATCAAAGTCTTCGGAAAATAATTGAAAGGTTTGTGCGTGTAACCTATTTGAAAAAACAAAAAGACATATACAGATCAGGTAAATATTTCGCATAAGCAAGTGTTTGATACCAAATTACAAATAATGTAATAAATCAGCCAAGTATAATAAAATTCGTGCAGTGATTTTTATTGTAAATTAAGCAACTTCATCACAATAGTATTACTGAGATATACTCAATACTAAAAGATATTTTACAATATTTCCATCATGCAATTCTACAAGATAAAATCCATGTGTTGAAAGTGCCGGCGATAGCAAAAATTTATCGGAAGAAATTTGTTGAATAGTTATTGGGATTTTATTCCCAAGTATATCTTGCATGGAAACTGGTATAAATACTTCGGAAGTAATTTGAAATGCATCCGTAAATGGATTAGGATAAACCGCAATAGTATTTTCAAATACATCATCTGCAATATTATCTGAAGGATAAATAAAAACAGTGTCAGTAAAAGTGCCGCTGCAATTTTCAGTAGTTGCAATTGTCAGTACAACATGATATTCACCGGCAGTTGCAAATGTATGGAGAGGACTATCTTCATTGCTTGTACTGCCATCCTCAAAGTCCCAGAGTATATCTCCGGTTGCACCTGATAAATTGATGAACTGTACGGAGAATCCGATTTTTTCAAAAGCAAATTTTACATGCCAATCACCGGGTAACTGGCAATATGATTTTCCAAATGCAGTTAGCAGAAACAGGATTAAAAAGGTTTTAAAAATTTTCACATAGTAAATGTAATAATATTCGTTTAGAGATGCATATTGAAATGTTTAATTGCACTGAAACTAATTCCATTTAATTTTACCCTGTGTCGCTGAAACGTCTTGCTTCCCAAACTGCTATTTATGGATTGAGTACTATCATGGTGCGCATGTTGAATTATGCATTGGCGCCATTGCATACACGGGTGTTTACTGATCAGGCGGATTATGGTATCATTTCCGAAATGTATGCTTACGTTACTTTTCTGAATGTGCTGTTTATGTATGGAATGGAAACTTCTTTCTTCCGCTATGCCACTAAAGAACTTACGAATGAAGCAAGAAATAAAATATTTGGAACAGCTCAGCTTTCGATATTTATTTCTACCGTTTTATTTGTATTGATATTATTATTTTCTTCAAAATCTATTGCAGCTATGTTGGAGTATCCCAACCACAGTGCATACATTTTTTACTTTGCATTAATAATCGGTTTTGATTCTTTAGTAAATATTCCATTTGCAAAATTGCGTTTGGAGAACAGACCTTGGAAATATTTTACTATTAAACTCACCAATGTATTAATAAACATCACCCTCAATTTCTTTTTTCTGTGGCCTGCATTAAAAGGTAATTACACTATGTTCAGTGACTTTGGTTATACCTATAATCCGAGCATGGGAATCAGTTATGTATTTTATGCAAATCTGGTTGCAAGTGCAGTTACTTTTTTGATATTTATTCCTACCTTCTTTAAATTACATTTCAGTACAGAAGTCTGGAAAAAAATGATGCGTTATGGTTTGCCTTTAATAATAATTGGTTTTGCAGGAATGATAAATGAAACACTTGATCGTGTACTTTTAAAATATTGGCTGCCGGGAAACTTAGAAGAAAATTTAAAGCAAGTAGGTATTTATAGTGCCGTTTATAAACTTGCAATTTTTATGACCTTGGCAGTGCAGGCATTCAGGATGGGCGCCGAACCATTTTTCTTTTCATCTTCTACTGATAAAAATGCACCCCGTACTTATGCATCGGTGATGTTGTATTTTACTATCGTATGTTGTTTTATTTTTTTAGGTGTCGGTATGTTCCCGGATGTATTTAAAATTATTATCGGAGAAAATTATCATTCCGGATTATTCATAGTTCCCATTTTATTATTGGCCAATTTATTTCTGGGTGTGTATTACAATATGAGTGTCTGGTATAAGCTTACAGATAAAACTGCATTCGCCACTATTATCCCTTTAGCAGGCGCAGCAATTACAATTGCACTGAATTATTTTTTAATTCCACGCTTGGGATATGCTGGTGCTGCATGGGCAACATTAGGTTGCTATTTTAGTATGGTTATTTTAAGTTGGATAATCGGACAGAAACATTATTATGTACCTTATAACATTAAAAAATTAAGTGCTTATATAATTACTTCTGTTTTACTGTGCATGCTTGGTTTACAATTTCTGCATTGGTTTGAAAATAATATTTTGCTTACAGTAGTTATCCGCATACTATTATTTTTAATCTTCTTTGTTTTTGCATGGTGGTTAGATATGCATAAACTAAAAAGAAATATTGCTTAAAGAAAATTATTATATGCAAGTAAAAATTATTAATCGCTCTTCCAATCCCAATCCGGCGTATGCAACAGCAAATTCAGCGGGTATGGATTTAAGAGCTAATATCGAAACCCCAATTACATTACTTCCTTTAGAGCGCAAATTAATTCCAACAGGAATTTTTATTGAATTGCCAAACGGTTATGAAGCACAAGTGCGTCCTCGCAGTGGCCTTGCAATTAATTCGGGAATTACAATGTTGAATTCGCCGGGCACTATCGATTCTGATTATCGTGGTGAAATAAAAGTGATTGCTATTAATTTATCTGCATCACCTTTCCAAATTCAAAACGGTGATAAAATCGCACAGCTTGTTGTTGCAAAACATGAAACTATAGAATGGATTCCTGTAGAAATATTAAATAAAACCACTCGCAGTGAAGGTGGTTTTGGACATACAGGAAAATAAACTTGCAGAGATAAAATTTCACGGTATAGAATCTACAATACACTTTAAATGTACAGACTTCGCTTCACGGCTGAATTCCTATCTTTGCGGCTAAACAGAATTACGTAGTATGAAGATCATAATTCCAATGGCGGGCATGGGTAAAAGAATGCGTCCCCACACATTAACAGTTCCAAAACCATTGATTCCTGTGGCAGGCAAACCTATTGTGCAACGATTAGTGGAAGACATTGCACAAACTACTGAAGAAAAGATTGAAGAGATTGCTTTTGTATGTGGGCATTTTGGAAGTGCAGTGGAGCAAATGCTTTTGGATATAGCAGCGAACGTTGGTGCTAAAGGAAAAATTTGTTATCAGGATGAACCATTGGGAACAGCACATGCTATTTTATGTGCAGGTGATACTGTGAGTGGTCATATTATTATTGCATTTGCAGATACATTATTCAAAACAAATTTTAAAATTGATAAAGAAAAAGATGGTGTCATCTGGGTAAATCAAGTAGATGCATGGCAAAACTTTGGTGTGGTACAATTAAGTGAAGAAGGACATATTATCAACTTTGTAGAAAAGCCAAAAGAATTTGTTTCTGACCTTGCAATTATCGGTGTCTATTATATAAAAGATGGCGATACATTGCGCAAAGAAATGCAGTTTCTTATTGACAATAATATAACAGATAAAGGAGAATATCAATTGACAAATGCGTTGGATGCAATGCGCAAAAACGGATTTAAATTATTGCCGGGTAAAGTGGACGAATGGCTCGACTGTGGGAATAAAGATGCAACGGTTTATACCAATCAACGAGTGCTGGAGTTGAATAAACATTCTGAACAATTAATCAGTAAATCATTGCGCAATATGAATAGTCAAATTATAGAACCTTGTTTTATCGGCAACAATGTTTTCATCGAAAATTCTGTTATCGGTCCACATGTTTCTATCGGTGAAGGCTGTATTATTAAAAATGCAATTATCTCCAATTCAATTATTCAGAAGTCTACGGATATACAAAATAAAATAATTACCAATTCTATGATTGGAAGCCATGTTTCAATAAAAGATTCTGCTGAAGATTTAAGCATTGGTGATTTCACAACGTCGATATGCTAAAAAATATTTTCGCTTCATTATTGCTCTTTATATGTTTGGTAATTTCTGCCTGCAATACATCAAAACAATTAACCGGAAGTACGGTAAAACAAAAAGATGTTGATTCCACATTAGAAGGCATTGGTGAAGAGACAGATGAAATTACTATTGAACGATTATTTATTGATGGATGTAAAGCAAAAGCTTTAGGTGATTTTGATGGTGCAATAATTTTATTCAAAGAAATTCTACAATTAGATCCGAATAACGATGCAACATTGTATGAACTCGCAAAAATATATTTTGATTACAGCCGCTTGGATGATGCTCGTGAACTTTCAAAAAAAGCAGTTGAGTTAAATCCGGATAATGAATATTATTTGGTGCTTTATGGTGAAACATTATTGTATCAGGGAAGATTTAGTGAAGCCGCAGAAGTATTTGAAAAACAGATTTCTCTCTTTCCGCAAAACATGGATGGCTATCTTGAATTGACATATGCGTATGAGCGCAGTGGCAATGTAAAAGAAAGTATGCGAGTGTTGCAGGATACAGAAAAACAATTCGGGCCGGATATGAATTTGCTGATGGAACAATACCGGTTTTATATGCGCAATGGTTTTATTGATCAAGCAATTGATGTGTTGAATAAACTGATTATTTCCAATCCGGATGAACCAACTTTTTTAAGTATGCTGATAGAAGTGTATGAAAGTGCAGGGAAAATGGATTTGGCTCAGGAAACATTTAATCAACTGCTGGTAATGGATCCGAACAATGCAGATTTATTATTTAAAAAAGCACAATTCGACAGACGTGCCGGTGATATGAATGCATATCAAAATGATTTACGTCTTGTATTTTCAAATCCCGATGCAAATATTGATCGCAAAGTATTTTTTTTAGTACCCTATATTGACTCTGTTGACTTACCTGCATTTACTGAAAAAGAATTTATTATTGAGCTTGCTACATTAATGGTACAAGCACATCCGCAAGAAGCAAAATCATATGCAATGCGTGCGGATTTATATTATTATACTGATCGTAAAGAAGATGCCCGCAAAGATTATCGCATATCCGCAAATCTGCGTCCTGATGTATTTGATGTATGGGTTAAATTATTTTATATAGATGCAGAATTAAATGCAAATGATTCTCTTCTTGAAGTTACGAATGAGGCATTGGATTTATTTCCAAATCAGGGATTAGCACATTTTTTTAATGGTGTTGCAAATCAAAATTTAAAAAATAATGATGCCGCATTAATATCTTTTAAGCGGGCAATTCCACTTACTTCAGGAAATATGAAACTGCGTGGAGAAACCTATTTGCGCATGGGTGATATTTATAATGAATTAAAAGAATATGAAGCATCCGATGAAGCGTATGATAATAGTTTGGATGCGGATCCGGATAATCCTTATACATTAAATAATTATGCTTACTACTTATCATTGCGCAGCGATAAATTAGATAAAGCAGCAGCAATGGCTGAACGTGCAAATCAACTTGTTCCAAATAATTCTTCTTTGGAAGATACTTATGCATGGGTATTATACAAACAAAAAAAATATGGTGATGCAAAAATCTGGTTGCAGAAAGCAATGCAAAATGGTGGCTCAACCAGTGCGGTAATCAACGAACATTATGGTGATGTTTCTTTTCAATTAGGCAATACTGATGAAGCTGTTGAATATTGGGAAAAAGCAAAATCATTGGGTGGTAACTCTCCACAATTAGAAAATAAAATAAATGACCGCAAGCTGTATGAATAAATGGTTGGTGATATTGCCGCTGTTTTTTATACTGAGTGGATGTCGCACGGTGAATATTACCAGTGGTAAAATCAAAGAAATTTCTTTAGATGAAATAGAGAAGGAAATATTGCTGACACAATTGCAATACACCACCTTCTCCGCAAAAGCAAAAGCGGAAGTGATTAACAATGGAGGATCAACAAGTATTAATGCATCTATTGATATGCAGAAAGATATTTACATAGGATTATCATTGCGCATGTTAGGAATTGAAGGTGCAAGAGTTTTTATTACCCCTGATTCAATAAAAATTATTGACCGTATTAATCAAAAATATTACCCGCATGATTTTAGTTATCTCGAAGAATCTTTTGGTGTTGCAATTGATTTTAAAACATTGCAAGATTTAATTACAGGTAATCTAGTTTTTTATAACGGAACAATTTATCCCGGAACACCCGATGATGAAAAATATGTGCTGTGGGCAAATGACGGCGCATTTAAAAATACGATATGGCTTTACCCCTCGTTTCATGTGATGCGTATGCAAATTGACGACTTAATGCATCCACGAACAATGACATTGGAAAATGGCGGGTATCGCAAAGTAGCTGGACAAGCATTTGCATTTTTAAGACAAATGCATTTGTCGGCTGTTGATAATTTCGACATAGGTCTGGAGTTCACCAGCCTAACTTTGGACGAGCCCGTAGATTTCTCATTTACGGTAAATCCAAAATATGAAGTGGTACACTAAATTATTTTTCTTCGCTTTTTTATTGATGAGTGCTTCTGTGTTTTCTCAAACAACAGATAAAAAATCATTGGAAACAAAATACACTAAACTGCAATCTGAAATTAAGGATACTGAGCATTTGCTGGAGCAAACAAAAAAGAAAAAACAGAATTCGTTGAATGAAGTAAAGTTGCTGAACAGCCAGATAAATGTACGTCAGGAAATGATCAGCAATATTGCATTACAAGTGGGCGCAGTGAGCAAAGAAATGCAGGAAACGGCAGGTGTAATTAATTCTATGGAGAAAGATATACAAGGTATGAGAGATCAATATGCAAAGATGATTACCTATGCTTATGTAAATGATAACAATTATGAACCACTGCATTTCATATTTGCATCGGGTAGTATGAATGATGCAATTAATGAAATTCAATATGTAAAAGAATTTACCGCATTTCGTAAACAACAGGCAGCCGCAATCAAAGCAGTACAGGCGGCATTACAAAGCCGCATTGATCAATTAGAATCTGATAAAACTAAAAAAGAAGACTTGTTGCAAAGTGAAAAACAACAAAAACAAAAATTAGATAAGGAAAAAAGTGCAAAGGATAATTCTGTAAAGTCATTACAAAAGGAAGAGAAAAAAATTAATGATCAGCTAAAGCAAAAAAAGAAAGATGCTGATGCATTAAATAAAAAAATACAAAGCATCATCGCAGAAGAAATCAGAAAAGAAAAAGAACGTGCCGCAGCAGAAGCAGCAAAAAAAGCAGCAGCAGAAAAAAAGGCATCCACCACTACAGCAGCAGAAAAAACTACTGCAGAAAAAACAACTACTACCGAAGCAGTTGGCCTTACTCCCGAGATGGCTTTAGTATCAAAAAATTTCGAGGGGAATAAAGGCAGACTTCCCTGGCCGGTGGAGCGAGGAACAATTACAGAACGTTTCGGTACACATGCACATCCTGTTTTAAAAAATGTGTCTATAGAAAATAATGGAATTAATATCAGTACAACGGAAGGTGCAAGTGTAAGAGCGATATTCGAAGGCGAAGTATTAAATGTGATCTTCAGTCCTTCTTTTCAAAAAGGTATTATCATTAAACACGGCGAATATTATACAGTATATACAAACCTCGCTTCTGTTAGTGTAGAGCCCGGAGCTAAAGTAAGTGCAAAGCAAAAAATAGGTACTGTTTATACAAATTCAGAAGAAGGAAAAACAGATGTGCATTTAGAGCTTTGGAAAGGAACTACGCTTTTAGATCCTGCTCTATGGATTAGCAAATAAAATTGCACGTTGCAATTGCACAACAAATCATAATTTCTAAATAGTGGAATTTAATTGCTTAGAATATCTCTGGAAATCACGCTAAATACTATTACATAAACCGTGGACAGTCTATAGTATATTTCTTGGTATGTGTTAAGCAACCGGTATAGATAAGTGATAATTCAAGTCCGCCTTTGTATGAACTAACTGCACTAAGGTCGCTAACATTAATATCATAACTTAATCCGAATTGTACATTGTTATAATCAAATCCTAAACTTGGAATGATAGCATCTCCAACACGATAATGAGCACCTAGATAAATAAAAGAAGAACCTTTATCCATTGGAATACCAAATGTAGCTCCGGCAACAACTTCTTGATTTGTTTGCTCTGCTTGCTGCAACCAAACCGCTGATGGTATGATAACTAATTTATCAAATCCGAATTTCAAACTGCCATAAGCAGTATATCTCGCATTTATTTTATTATCTAATTGATTGTAAAAACTTTCTGATGGTTCCGCAAGGTGATGATATGCAGCACCTAATTGAAGAGAAAAAACATTTGTAAAACGTGAGCGCCAATTTACACCTGCATTCATATCGAAATAACTCAGTTTGTCATCTCCATATTCTCCGCTTGGTAAATTTGGATCTACACCATTCTGACCAATCATACTTTCAAAAACAAGATTATTAAAATCAACTCGCTTTTGAACTAATCCACCTTGCAAACCAAAACTGATATAATGATCACCACGACCAGCCATATTTTGATGATAAGCCACTGAACCCATCATCGTTAAGTTAGTTAATGCACCATCACCTGATACATCATTAAAAATCATTAACCCTAAACCGAGCATACTATAGTTGAAAGATTCACGGAATAATCCGATGTCGAAAGCACCCGCATAAGTTTGATAAGAAGACGGACCTACTATACTCGCCCATTGGTTTCGGTAATTCAGTGATGCACGATAAGTACAACTGGATAAACCTGTAAGCGCCGGATTAAGCAATAGAGGTGCTGATCCAAACTGGGAAAAATGTACATCTTGTGCACGTCCCTGAATGAAAGTGAATGTTATTATAATTGCAAGTAGAGTTCTCTTCATAAAAAATTCTGCTGTAGCTTTCAAAATTAGTACAAATAAGGTAATCCACACAAAATTAACAGGCCGGGTAGTCAGATGATTGTAAAATCAACGCAAAATAACAAGATACCTTCATTAAAAACGCCCATACATTTTATTGTTATTAGATAATCGCCGGGGAAAACAGAATTGTAATCGGTTTCAAAAAAAATATATGTCATAGAAAAAAATATAAGTGCTCCGGATGCCAACCATAATTCCGTTTCTGAATCATCAGAATATTTACCATTTGAAATGTAATTAATACCATCAGTAGTATTTAACTAATTAATGATTACAAGAATACATTTGGCAATGGGTAAACTAAAATTGATTCCGGAGCACATTATATATTTTGATATTTAATGTTCAATAATAAAAAGTTTGCTTTGTATAGTTGTTTCGTTTTGTAAATGAATAGTATATAATCCAGATGGCAAACTTTGTGTTTTAATATTTATATACCCACTCATACTCACTATCACTTCATTACTCATTAATTGGCCGGATGAATTATAAATCTTTACTTGAGTTGACCCAATTAATTTTTCACCATAAATATTTAAGAAATTATTTGCAGGATTAGGGAAAACTTCAATAGAATTATTTTCTAATACTGCTAATTTCAGTGGCCCTAAAATTTTAGCCTTTCGTGAAATTGTTCGTTTACATGTTGGTTTATTACCATAAGAAATAATATTCTTAATAGTGTAAACATCTGGTGTATTATAAGTATGTTGCACTGGAAGAAACTCATTAGTAGTATAACTATCACCGAAATCCCACATCGTACTTGTATATGATCCCGAAATGGTATAGTCTGTAATTGAAACTGTCTGATCATTTATGTAAGCGATTAAAAGATGCGACAGGTCTGTTGATTGGATTGAAATAAAAAGTTTTTGTATCAAACCCCATTTGTTTACCTGTTGAATTTTCAATCACAGAAATATAAATAAATAATGCACTGCCATTGTTATAAATTGCATTAGGTATTGTTGACATATTAAAATTATAATTATTACCGTAAGAGATATCAGAAGTAATACTATTAGACCATTCTAAAGTATAGTTGCTAAGTGCAGCACCTTTCAATATATTGCCTGAAGTATCAAACACCTGAACTTTCATTTCAATAGTTGCGTCGTGTGTTATCAAGCATGCCACACCTCTGTTTAATATTTCTATTTTAAGTGGTTGTTGCAAATACATGCTGCTATCGGGTAAAAAATTATCCAGATATGCTATAACTTTTTCATAGCCTGCACTATCAATTAAATTATTCCATTCATACTGGTCGGTTTCTCTGAATTTACCTACATCATAGAGTTGTTCTTCTCTTATAGAATTTGCCCAATCACATGGATCGCCGGAATCAATTGTTGCGTTATTACTTTGGTTTCGTATATAACTAAATCTTTCGGTGCGCACAGTATATTGAGGAAAGCAACTTGCTTCTTTTCCCTGTTCCATTTTAATTGTAACCAACGCTGGCCATTCTACATTTGCATTTTCATTTTGCAATATCGGAAACATGGAATGTCCATCAAGATATTGCGTACCATCCGAAAAAGTTGGATGAGGAATTCCTGCATAATCGCAAATTGTAGGATATAAATCGAGAAGACTCACTGCATGATATGAAACTCTGTTACCCGGCGCAGATGGATCAACAATTATCATTGGTACACGAATATCTTGCTCCCATAAACTGCGTTTTAACCAATGATATTTTTCACCAAAAGAAAAACCATTATCACCCACAAAAATTATTATACTATTTTCTTTTATTGCCGGATGTGTATCCAACGCATCTAATAATCTCCCCACCTGAGCATCCATATATTGAACCGCCGCAATGTATGCCATCACCGCATTTGCTCTCCATGATTCCGCAATTATTTCCTGTCGTTCTTCTTCTGTTAATTCCGAATTAATTTCAGGAAGTGGTGAAACTGATTCTGCATATTCATTAATAGTATGTTCAATATTTTTATGAGTGGTAGCCATTTGTCTGCTCAGACTTCCCAAATTAAAATAATCTTCCCAACGCACTTCCGGTTGTGGTGGCATTATCAATCCATTTGCAGGACTTGAACCCGGCGGATTATTATAGGGATAAACAAAAGGTGTTGTATAAATATCATCTAAATAATAGGGTGGAAAATATTTCTCCGGCACAAACAAATCCAAATGGGGTTTTGCAATTCCTACAGCAAGAAAAAACTGACCTCCACATGTAGGAATTTCACCATCAGCCCATTGATCAATAAATTCAATTGCTCTATCAACACCCTTAGTATCTTTCATTAAATTTTCAACTTCATTTGGCAACTTTCCAAAATTATAACCACTGAAACCAAGATCAGATTCTGTTTCATATATTTTTAAAGCATTATCATCTTTTTCATTTACCACTTTACTCCATGATAATTCTTTTTCACATGGATTGTTTGTTGATTTATCAAAGTCCGACATGTTGCCTCCATGATATACCTTATCTATACCATAAGTATAATAATTCCCGGCATTTTTTAAATACTCCGGCAGGGTATAAACTTCTGCATTATTAGTTGCCTCAGAAAAATTCTCTCTAAAATTTTTTATATAATCGCCGTTTCTATACACCTGCGTATATTGCATATCCTTACCACTCATAAAACTTGTGCGGGATGGTCCGCAAACAGGTGCATTGCAATATCCATTAAAAAATGTCATGCCTCTTTCTGCTAATGTATTCATTGCAGGAGTTTGCACTTGTGGATGCCCATTCAGCGGCTCTATATAATCATTTAAATCATCACTCACTATTAATATAATATTAGGTGATGTGGTTGTTTGACTTATTGCAGGTAATGCTGCAAAAAACAACAAAAAACACATTACGTGTAATGTTCCCTTTTTCATAATAAAAGTTTTTAATTAATAAATAGAAATAAATAAATTAGAATACTATGTGATAACCGAAAGGTCGGTGGATGAATCCTAAAAATCAGGATAAATCACATATAGAGTTGAGGTATTGCATCGCCATTGTATGCAAAAGAATCTGCGGCATAATTGTATAAAATATCATTGGACTGCTTGTAACAAACATTAATACCATCCACATAAATGAAAGAATAATTGCACTTATCAATTTGTGCACTTAACAGGACTGGTTCACAATTTCCAAGGCTAATTGAATCAGCTGAACCTAAAAATTCATTTAAAATAAAGTAATCCATAATACACGAATAAAATTGATTAAAATAAATATACGATATAAGTTTCAATTTAACAAGGATTTCTCTTTAATTATCCCATTACTTAAACTAAATACCTAATTCCGAAAGAGAATTAAATGGAAATGACTTGTTTAGTATTTAAAATATCTATTTCTATTAATAATAAAATTAGAATTATGCATATGTATAATTTTTTAATAATACACTTGATTCAACAGTCAGAAATAGCAACTTCAAAATGCAAATTCGTTTATTTACATTA belongs to Bacteroidota bacterium and includes:
- a CDS encoding sulfatase-like hydrolase/transferase, which encodes MKKGTLHVMCFLLFFAALPAISQTTTSPNIILIVSDDLNDYIEPLNGHPQVQTPAMNTLAERGMTFFNGYCNAPVCGPSRTSFMSGKDMQYTQVYRNGDYIKNFRENFSEATNNAEVYTLPEYLKNAGNYYTYGIDKVYHGGNMSDFDKSTNNPCEKELSWSKVVNEKDDNALKIYETESDLGFSGYNFGKLPNEVENLMKDTKGVDRAIEFIDQWADGEIPTCGGQFFLAVGIAKPHLDLFVPEKYFPPYYLDDIYTTPFVYPYNNPPGSSPANGLIMPPQPEVRWEDYFNLGSLSRQMATTHKNIEHTINEYAESVSPLPEINSELTEEERQEIIAESWRANAVMAYIAAVQYMDAQVGRLLDALDTHPAIKENSIIIFVGDNGFSFGEKYHWLKRSLWEQDIRVPMIIVDPSAPGNRVSYHAVSLLDLYPTICDYAGIPHPTFSDGTQYLDGHSMFPILQNENANVEWPALVTIKMEQGKEASCFPQYTVRTERFSYIRNQSNNATIDSGDPCDWANSIREEQLYDVGKFRETDQYEWNNLIDSAGYEKVIAYLDNFLPDSSMYLQQPLKIEILNRGVACLITHDATIEMKVQVFDTSGNILKGAALSNYTLEWSNSITSDISYGNNYNFNMSTIPNAIYNNGSALFIYISVIENSTGKQMGFDTKTFYFNPINRPVASFNRLHK
- a CDS encoding PorP/SprF family type IX secretion system membrane protein, producing MKRTLLAIIITFTFIQGRAQDVHFSQFGSAPLLLNPALTGLSSCTYRASLNYRNQWASIVGPSSYQTYAGAFDIGLFRESFNYSMLGLGLMIFNDVSGDGALTNLTMMGSVAYHQNMAGRGDHYISFGLQGGLVQKRVDFNNLVFESMIGQNGVDPNLPSGEYGDDKLSYFDMNAGVNWRSRFTNVFSLQLGAAYHHLAEPSESFYNQLDNKINARYTAYGSLKFGFDKLVIIPSAVWLQQAEQTNQEVVAGATFGIPMDKGSSFIYLGAHYRVGDAIIPSLGFDYNNVQFGLSYDINVSDLSAVSSYKGGLELSLIYTGCLTHTKKYTIDCPRFM
- a CDS encoding T9SS type A sorting domain-containing protein translates to MIQKLFISIQSTDLSHLLIAYINDQTVSITDYTISGSYTSTMWDFGDSYTTNEFLPVQHTYNTPDVYTIKNIISYGNKPTCKRTISRKAKILGPLKLAVLENNSIEVFPNPANNFLNIYGEKLIGSTQVKIYNSSGQLMSNEVIVSMSGYINIKTQSLPSGLYTIHLQNETTIQSKLFIIEH